The Mytilus trossulus isolate FHL-02 chromosome 3, PNRI_Mtr1.1.1.hap1, whole genome shotgun sequence genome contains a region encoding:
- the LOC134710364 gene encoding keratin, type I cytoskeletal 9-like isoform X4 has product MRFILAVVATVVLAAVVSAGGYGKGHGGYHGFGGKGYGGHGGGYGGYGGGYGGHSVGYGGGYGGSIGGHGGSIGGYSGGYGGSIGGYHGGLGGSYGGLGGSYGGMSGSYGGVGGSYGGMSGSYGGMSGSYGGLGGSYGQASGSYYPSGGISKGIY; this is encoded by the exons ATGAGATTCATCCTTGCTGTCGTCGCTACTGTTGTCCTAGCCGCTGTTGTATCAGCAGGAGGATATGGTAAAGGACATGGAG GATACCACGGATTTGGCGGAAAAGGATATGGTGGACATGGTGGTGGATACGGAGGATATGGTGGTGGATACGGAGGACACTCTGTAGGTTATGGTGGTGGATACGGTGGAAGTATTGGAGGACATGGTGGAAGTATCGGAGGATATTCTGGTGGATATGGAGGAAGCATTGGAGGTTATCATGGTGGATTAG GTGGATCTTATGGTGGATTAGGTGGATCCTATGGTGGTATGAGTGGATCTTATGGTGGAGTAGGTGGATCTTATGGTGGTATGAGTGGATCTTATGGTGGTATGAGTGGATCTTATGGTGGATTGGGTGGATCGTACGGTCAAGCAAGTGGTTCCTACTACCCATCTGGTGGAATATCCAAAGGAATTTATTAA
- the LOC134710364 gene encoding keratin, type I cytoskeletal 9-like isoform X2: MRFILAVVATVVLAAVVSAGGYGKGHGGYHGFGGKGYGGHGGGYGGYGGGYGGHSVGYGGGYGGSIGGHGGSIGGYSGGYGGSIGGYHGGLGGSYGGLGGSYGGMSGSYGGLGGSYGGLGGSYGGMSGSYGGVGGSYGGMSGSYGGMSGSYGGLGGSYGQASGSYYPSGGISKGIY; this comes from the exons ATGAGATTCATCCTTGCTGTCGTCGCTACTGTTGTCCTAGCCGCTGTTGTATCAGCAGGAGGATATGGTAAAGGACATGGAG GATACCACGGATTTGGCGGAAAAGGATATGGTGGACATGGTGGTGGATACGGAGGATATGGTGGTGGATACGGAGGACACTCTGTAGGTTATGGTGGTGGATACGGTGGAAGTATTGGAGGACATGGTGGAAGTATCGGAGGATATTCTGGTGGATATGGAGGAAGCATTGGAGGTTATCATGGTGGATTAGGTGGATCTTATGGTGGATTAGGTGGATCTTACGGTGGAATGAGTGGATCTTATGGAGGTTTAG GTGGATCTTATGGTGGATTAGGTGGATCCTATGGTGGTATGAGTGGATCTTATGGTGGAGTAGGTGGATCTTATGGTGGTATGAGTGGATCTTATGGTGGTATGAGTGGATCTTATGGTGGATTGGGTGGATCGTACGGTCAAGCAAGTGGTTCCTACTACCCATCTGGTGGAATATCCAAAGGAATTTATTAA
- the LOC134710364 gene encoding keratin, type I cytoskeletal 9-like isoform X1, translating to MRFILAVVATVVLAAVVSAGGYGKGHGGYHGFGGKGYGGHGGGYGGYGGGYGGHSVGYGGGYGGSIGGHGGSIGGYSGGYGGSIGGYHGGLGGSYGGLGGSYGGMSGSYGGLGGSYGGSYGGLGGSYGGLGGSYGGMSGSYGGVGGSYGGMSGSYGGMSGSYGGLGGSYGQASGSYYPSGGISKGIY from the exons ATGAGATTCATCCTTGCTGTCGTCGCTACTGTTGTCCTAGCCGCTGTTGTATCAGCAGGAGGATATGGTAAAGGACATGGAG GATACCACGGATTTGGCGGAAAAGGATATGGTGGACATGGTGGTGGATACGGAGGATATGGTGGTGGATACGGAGGACACTCTGTAGGTTATGGTGGTGGATACGGTGGAAGTATTGGAGGACATGGTGGAAGTATCGGAGGATATTCTGGTGGATATGGAGGAAGCATTGGAGGTTATCATGGTGGATTAGGTGGATCTTATGGTGGATTAGGTGGATCTTACGGTGGAATGAGTGGATCTTATGGAGGTTTAGGTGGATCCTATGGTGGATCTTATGGTGGATTAGGTGGATCTTATGGTGGATTAGGTGGATCCTATGGTGGTATGAGTGGATCTTATGGTGGAGTAGGTGGATCTTATGGTGGTATGAGTGGATCTTATGGTGGTATGAGTGGATCTTATGGTGGATTGGGTGGATCGTACGGTCAAGCAAGTGGTTCCTACTACCCATCTGGTGGAATATCCAAAGGAATTTATTAA
- the LOC134710364 gene encoding keratin, type I cytoskeletal 9-like isoform X3 — protein sequence MRFILAVVATVVLAAVVSAGGYGKGHGGYHGFGGKGYGGHGGGYGGYGGGYGGHSVGYGGGYGGSIGGHGGSIGGYSGGYGGSIGGYHGGLGGSYGGLGGSYGGMSGSYGGLGGSYGGSYGGLGGSYGGSYGGMSGSYGGMSGSYGGLGGSYGQASGSYYPSGGISKGIY from the exons ATGAGATTCATCCTTGCTGTCGTCGCTACTGTTGTCCTAGCCGCTGTTGTATCAGCAGGAGGATATGGTAAAGGACATGGAG GATACCACGGATTTGGCGGAAAAGGATATGGTGGACATGGTGGTGGATACGGAGGATATGGTGGTGGATACGGAGGACACTCTGTAGGTTATGGTGGTGGATACGGTGGAAGTATTGGAGGACATGGTGGAAGTATCGGAGGATATTCTGGTGGATATGGAGGAAGCATTGGAGGTTATCATGGTGGATTAGGTGGATCTTATGGTGGATTAGGTGGATCTTACGGTGGAATGAGTGGATCTTATGGAGGTTTAGGTGGATCCTATGGTGGATCTTATGGTGGATTAGGTGGATCTTATG GTGGATCTTATGGTGGTATGAGTGGATCTTATGGTGGTATGAGTGGATCTTATGGTGGATTGGGTGGATCGTACGGTCAAGCAAGTGGTTCCTACTACCCATCTGGTGGAATATCCAAAGGAATTTATTAA